A window of the Cicer arietinum cultivar CDC Frontier isolate Library 1 chromosome 6, Cicar.CDCFrontier_v2.0, whole genome shotgun sequence genome harbors these coding sequences:
- the LOC101503727 gene encoding PLASMODESMATA CALLOSE-BINDING PROTEIN 1-like produces the protein MASPKLISVMSMLVTTMVLINVMIVGAAKTWCVAKKGADTTTLLSALNYACGAGADCEPIQSTGLCFNPDTVEGHASYAFNSYYQIQKQADGSCDFGGSATTVEIDPSYEKCVYPSS, from the exons ATGGCCTCACCAAAGTTGATTTCAGTTATGTCAATGCTTGTGACAACCATGGTTTTGATTAATGTGATGATTGTTGGAGCAGCAAAAACATGGTGTGTGGCAAAGAAGGGAGCTGATACCACAACATTACTTAGTGCTTTAAATTATGCATGTGGAGCTGGAGCTGATTGTGAGCCTATTCAGTCCACTGGACTTTGTTTTAATCCAGACACTGTCGAAGGACATGCTTCCTATGCTTTTAATAGTTACTATCAAATTCAGAAGCAAGCCGATGGCTCTTGCGATTTTGGTGGCAGTGCAACCACTGTTGAAATTGATCCAA GTTATGAAAAGTGTGTATATCCATCTTCCTGA